The Sphingobacteriaceae bacterium genomic interval TGGGACTGGAACTGCCGGGGATAACCTTCGAGGTGACCGTCCACCTGGGCACCCTGCTGGCGGTGCTGGCCGTCTACCGGCGGGAAATATGGCAGATGGCCGTGGCCGTGGCGGCAGGCGCGGGGCCGGCCCTGACCGGCCCCCGGGGCCGCCGGGAATTTTGGCGCAATCCCCATTCCCGCTTGTTTCTGCTGGTATTGATCGGCTCGGTGCCCGCCGCCCTCTTGGGGCTTTTGGGACGCCGGCAGCTGGCCCTCCTGTTCACCTCCTTGAACTGGGTGGCCGTGGGCTGGCTGGTGACGGGGGTGCTGCTGCTGCTGGCCCACCGGACCTTGTCCCGCCGCCAGGTGCCGGCGGGTGCCCCGCCCGCCGCCGATCTGGACGGGGGCAGGGCCTTGTGGGTCGGGTTGTTTCAAGGGCTGGCCCTGGTGCCGGGCATCAGCCGCTCAGGCAGCACGGTGACGGCCGCCCTGCTGGCCGGGGTGGAGGCCGCCGCCGCCGCCCGCTTCTCCTTCCTCCTGGCCATACCGGCCATCGCCGGTGCGGCCCTGCTGGACGGGGTCGACGTGCTGACGGGCAATGCGCCCTCCTTGCCGGCGGGGCCGCTGCTGGTGGGCTTTGCCGCCGCGGCGGCCAGCGGCTACCTGGCCATCCGGTGGCTGCTGTCGCTGCTGGCGGCGGGGCGACTGCTGCCCTTTGCCCTTTATTGCTGGGTTTTGGCATTGATCACCTTGCTGGTACCCTTAGGTGCATGAAAGGCAGGTGCGGGGACCTTTGGGCGCCTGGTTCGCCGGGACTGGGGAGCGGCTGCGGCGGGAAGTGGCCGGCCTCCTGATGGTAGGCTTCGCCTTGTTCGGCTATACATCCCTGGTGGGAGACGGCACCGGCGCCGTGGGCCGGGTACTGCGCCTTGTGCTGTCCGCCTTGTTCGGCGGCGGCCGCTATGTGGTACCCGGCCTGGTGGGCATCGCCGGGATGGCCGTCCTGGCGGGCAAGCCTCTGGCCGGCGACCGACGCCGGTGGTGGGGCACCCTGCTGGGTTTGATGGTGCTGGCCACCTTCCTCCACCGGGGCATTCCGGGGGAGACGGCCCTGACCCAAGGGATGGCCGGGGCCGGCGGCGGGCTCCTGGGGGGCATCTTCAGCTGGGCCTTGCTTCATACCGTTGGACCCACCGGCCGGACCATCGTGGTCATCATCGGCGCTTTGGTGTCCCTGGTTTTGGTAACCGGCCTGTCGGTAGCCGCCGCCGGCCGGGGCTTGGTCCAGGGCGGCGGGCCCGTCCTGCGCCGGGGCTGGGCCCGGATGGGCGATTTCCTGTTTGAAACGGTAGAAGAAGAGGATTCGGCAGATGACCACGGGGACGAGCCTGAGGCCGCCGCGGCGGGCGACGAACCCCACGATGAACCGGAAGGCGACGATCCTTACTGGGAGGATCCCCGGGCCGCCCTCAGCGGGCCCCGGGTCATCCTCCACCACGACACCGAGGCCAACGGCGCCTTGGGCGCCAACGGCATGCCGGGCGCCGGTGGAGAAACCGGGGAAGGGGCGGTGGCAGGCGCTGCCGCCGCCACCGGGGCCGCCGGTGCCGGTGCCGCCGGTGCTGCCGGGGCCGTGGCTGCACCCCACCGGCCGTATCAGCGGCCGCCCCTGACCTTGCTCCGGTCGGGCCGGGGCGCCGCCCGGCGGGCGAGCAAGGGGGCGGGGCACCAGGCCCAGGCCCTGGAGGAGACCCTGGCCAGCTTCGGCGTCACCGCCAAGGTCATCGGCGTGCAGCAGGGCCCGGCCGTTACCCGCTACGAACTCCAATTGGCCCGGGGCATCAAGGTGAGCCGGGTGCAGAACCTGGCCAACGACATCGCCTTGAGCCTGGCGGCCACCGATGTGCGCATCGAGGCCCCCATCCCCGGGAAGTCGGCGGTAGGCATCGAGGTGCCCAACCGGGAGATCCGGGCTGTGCCCCTGCGGGACGTGCTGGAAGCCCCCGAATTCCAGGAGATGAAGTCGCCCCTGGCCTTCGCCGTGGGCCAGGACATCGCCGGCCAGCCCGTGGTCACCCACCTGGACGGCCTCCTGCACCTGCTTATCGCCGGGGCCACGGGCTCGGGCAAGAGCGTATGCATCAACGCCCTCCTGGCCAGCCTCCTGTGCAAGGCAGGGCCCGATGAAGTACGCCTCCTCCTCATCGATCCGAAAATGGTGGAACTGAGCGGCTACAACGGCATTCCCCACCTGCTGGTGCCGGTGATCACCGATCCCCGGCGGGCCGCCTCGGCCCTCCAGTGGCTGGTGCGGGAGATGGAGCGCCGCTACGAGTCCTTCGCCGAAGCCGGCACCCGGGACATCGTGACCTACAACAAGCGCCGGGTGCAGTTGGGCGAGGACAAGCTGCCCTACATCGTGGTGGTCATCGACGAGCTGGCCGACTTGATGCTGGTGGCCCCCGTAGATGTGGAAGATGCCATCCAGCGCCTGGCCCAGATGGCCCGGGCGGCGGGCATCCACCTGGTGGTGGCCACCCAGCGGCCCAGCGTGGACGTCATCACCGGCGTCATCAAGGCCAACATCCCCTCCCGCATCGCCTTCGCCGTGGCTTCCCAGACCGATTCCCGGGTCATTTTGGACATGGCCGGGGCGGACAAATTGGTGGGCAAGGGGGACATGCTCTTTTTCCCCATCGGGGCCAGCAAGCCCGTACGGGTGCAGGGCTGCTACATCTCCGAGCAGGAACTGGGGCGCCTGCTGGATTTCGTCCGCAAGCAGGCGGAGCCCCAATACGATGAGGACGTGCTGGCTGCCGCCGAGCAGGCGGGTCCCGATCCGGGGGAGGACTACGACGAGTTGTTCCCCGAGGCGGTGCGGCTGGTGGTGGAGGCGGGCCATGCCTCGGTCTCCCACCTGCAGCGCCGGCTGCGCATCGGCTACACCCGGGCGGGGCGGCTGGTGGACATGATGGAGGAGCGGGGCTTCGTCGGCCCCCATATGGGCAGCAAAGCCCGGGAACTGCGGATCACCATGGAAGACTATCGCCGGCTGTTCGGAGGAAAGGAGAAAGGCGGGGAGGACGACAACTAGGGGTTCATGGGCATGAACCCCCGGTCCCGTCGCGTCAATGGGCTGCCTTTGCCCGGCCCGTCAGGTCGTGGCCCATCAGGCCGTGAAAGGCTTCCGGACCTGCCGGTACGGACCCGTGAAGGGCGCCCGGACGTACCGGCCCGGACCCGTCGTCACCCTGCTACCACGGCCGCCGGCCGATGTTGAACACCGAATAGAGGCTCAACAGGACAAAGGCCAGCATCAAAAGGGGCAGGATCCAATTGCTGAGGATCTCGAACACAATCACAGAAGCAACCTCCCCGGCCACCCTGATGTCCGTCATCATCTTAGCCGTTGTCGCCCGTTGGGGCAAGTTTCCCATTAAACCGGGCCACCGTTTCCGGGAGAAGGTGACGCTGCGTGACGCCTGAGCCCGCCCTCGACCCCAACCTGAACGGCGCCGGCCCGCTGCCCAAGCCCCCCTGGCTGAAGGTGCGCCTCCAGCACGGACCCCGCTATCAGGAACTGGCCGCCTTGACCGGTGAACTGGCCATCCACACCGTCTGCCGGGAGGCCCGCTGCCCCAACATTTACGAATGCTGGAACGCCGGCACCGCCACCTTCATGATTCTCGGCAGTGTCTGCACCCGGGCGTGCCGCTTCTGCGCCGTGGACTTCGGCCTGCCCACGGAGCTGGACCTGCAGGAGCCCCAGCGGGTGGCCGAAGCGGTGGCCCGCCTGCGCTTGGATCATGCGGTCATCACCTCGGTGGCCCGGGACGACCTGGCCGACGGTGGCGCTTCGGTCTTCGCCGCCACCGTAGAGGCCGTCAAGGCCGCCAGCCCCGGTACCACCGTGGAGGTGCTGGTGCCCGACTTCGGCGGCAGCCAAGAGGCCGTGGCCGCCGTCATGGCGGCGGGGCCCGCCGTCTTCAACCACAACATCGAGACGGTGGAGCGGCTGACGCCCCTGGTGCGGTCCCGGGCCCGCTACCGCCGATCCCTGGCCGTCCTGGCCCAGGCGGCCCGCCTGGCCCGGGAGCAGGAGGAGCCGGCCCTCATCAAGTCGGGGCTGATGCTGGGCCTGGGGGAGCACCGGGAGGAAGTGGAGCAGGCCCTGCTGGACCTGCGGGCGGCGGGCTGCTCCATCTTGACCTTGGGCCAGTACCTGCAGCCGTCTCCCGATCACCTGCCCGTAGCCCGGTACGTGCCGCCGGCGGAGTTCGGCCGCTGGCGGGAAACGGCTCTGGCCATGGGCTTCGTTCATGTGGAGTCGGGGCCCTTGGTGCGCAGTTCCTACCGGGCCCACCGGTACCGGGCGCAGGTGGCACCATGACGCAGGACATTTGGACTCTGCTGGGCCCCGGGGCCCTGCGGTCGGACCGGGAGCGGCTGCTGGCCCTCCGGCTGGGCACCATGCCCTACCAAGAGGCCCGGCGCCTCCAACAGGGGCTGGCGGCGGCCCGGGCCGCGGGCGACCTGCCCCGGGATGTGCTCCTGCTGCTGGAGCACCCCCACACCTACACCATGGGCCGCCTGACGCCGGACCATCATATCCGCTGGAGCCGGGAAGAACTGGCCGCCCGGGGCATCGCCCTCCACACCGTGGACCGGGGCGGGCTGGCCACCTACCACGGCCCGGGGCAATTGGTGGGCTACCCCATCGTCCACCTGAAGGAGCGGGGCTTGAAGGTTACCCAATATGTAGCCCGCCTGGAGGAAGCATTGGTGAATCTCCTGGCGGAATTGGGCATCCCGGCCCACCGGGAGGAGGGCCGGCGGGGCGTCTGGACCGCCGGGGGCAAGATCGCCGCCATCGGCATCCGCTGCAGCCGCTGGGTCACTAGCCACGGCTTCGCCCTCAACGTAAACACCGACCTGGCCTTATTCCAGGGGATCGTGCCCTGCGGCCTGCCCCACGAGCCCGTCACGTCTGTTGTGCAGGAGGGGGTTGAGGGGTTTACGGCGTCCTCCTTGCAGGGGGCGGCAGCCCGGCACGTGGCCGTAGCCCTGGACTACGCCGCCGTGGAAGAGGCGCCTTCTCCCTTCACATCATCAGGAGCCGTGCAAGAGGCGCCTTCCCCCTTCAAAGCATCCGCAGCAGGGCTTCCCGGCCCGGCATCCCGGGCTTGATGCCCAGTTCCTCGGCGGCCTTGGTGGCACTCTCCACCCCGCAGTTCAGCAGGTCTTCATAGGTGCGCACGCCCACGCAGCGGGCGGCCACGATGCCCCTCTCAGCCAGGCGGTCGTTCAGCAGGCCGATGTCCAAGGCGCCGCACATGATGTAGCCCTTGGGGGTCGCCAGCACGATGAGGCGGGTCTTGGGCAGTTCCACCGTCACGCCGGTGAAGACGTGGTCGCCCACCACCACCGGATCTACCCGTACCATAGGACACCTCCGCCCCAGCCTATGCGCCGGGCCGGGGCAGGCGTGA includes:
- a CDS encoding DNA translocase FtsK 4TM domain-containing protein: MHERQVRGPLGAWFAGTGERLRREVAGLLMVGFALFGYTSLVGDGTGAVGRVLRLVLSALFGGGRYVVPGLVGIAGMAVLAGKPLAGDRRRWWGTLLGLMVLATFLHRGIPGETALTQGMAGAGGGLLGGIFSWALLHTVGPTGRTIVVIIGALVSLVLVTGLSVAAAGRGLVQGGGPVLRRGWARMGDFLFETVEEEDSADDHGDEPEAAAAGDEPHDEPEGDDPYWEDPRAALSGPRVILHHDTEANGALGANGMPGAGGETGEGAVAGAAAATGAAGAGAAGAAGAVAAPHRPYQRPPLTLLRSGRGAARRASKGAGHQAQALEETLASFGVTAKVIGVQQGPAVTRYELQLARGIKVSRVQNLANDIALSLAATDVRIEAPIPGKSAVGIEVPNREIRAVPLRDVLEAPEFQEMKSPLAFAVGQDIAGQPVVTHLDGLLHLLIAGATGSGKSVCINALLASLLCKAGPDEVRLLLIDPKMVELSGYNGIPHLLVPVITDPRRAASALQWLVREMERRYESFAEAGTRDIVTYNKRRVQLGEDKLPYIVVVIDELADLMLVAPVDVEDAIQRLAQMARAAGIHLVVATQRPSVDVITGVIKANIPSRIAFAVASQTDSRVILDMAGADKLVGKGDMLFFPIGASKPVRVQGCYISEQELGRLLDFVRKQAEPQYDEDVLAAAEQAGPDPGEDYDELFPEAVRLVVEAGHASVSHLQRRLRIGYTRAGRLVDMMEERGFVGPHMGSKARELRITMEDYRRLFGGKEKGGEDDN
- a CDS encoding DUF1805 domain-containing protein; translated protein: MVRVDPVVVGDHVFTGVTVELPKTRLIVLATPKGYIMCGALDIGLLNDRLAERGIVAARCVGVRTYEDLLNCGVESATKAAEELGIKPGMPGREALLRML
- the lipA gene encoding lipoyl synthase, with protein sequence MTPEPALDPNLNGAGPLPKPPWLKVRLQHGPRYQELAALTGELAIHTVCREARCPNIYECWNAGTATFMILGSVCTRACRFCAVDFGLPTELDLQEPQRVAEAVARLRLDHAVITSVARDDLADGGASVFAATVEAVKAASPGTTVEVLVPDFGGSQEAVAAVMAAGPAVFNHNIETVERLTPLVRSRARYRRSLAVLAQAARLAREQEEPALIKSGLMLGLGEHREEVEQALLDLRAAGCSILTLGQYLQPSPDHLPVARYVPPAEFGRWRETALAMGFVHVESGPLVRSSYRAHRYRAQVAP
- a CDS encoding undecaprenyl-diphosphate phosphatase gives rise to the protein MTGSEFSWWHALILGVVQGATEFLPVSSSGHLVLVQSLLGLELPGITFEVTVHLGTLLAVLAVYRREIWQMAVAVAAGAGPALTGPRGRREFWRNPHSRLFLLVLIGSVPAALLGLLGRRQLALLFTSLNWVAVGWLVTGVLLLLAHRTLSRRQVPAGAPPAADLDGGRALWVGLFQGLALVPGISRSGSTVTAALLAGVEAAAAARFSFLLAIPAIAGAALLDGVDVLTGNAPSLPAGPLLVGFAAAAASGYLAIRWLLSLLAAGRLLPFALYCWVLALITLLVPLGA
- the lipB gene encoding lipoyl(octanoyl) transferase LipB, coding for MTQDIWTLLGPGALRSDRERLLALRLGTMPYQEARRLQQGLAAARAAGDLPRDVLLLLEHPHTYTMGRLTPDHHIRWSREELAARGIALHTVDRGGLATYHGPGQLVGYPIVHLKERGLKVTQYVARLEEALVNLLAELGIPAHREEGRRGVWTAGGKIAAIGIRCSRWVTSHGFALNVNTDLALFQGIVPCGLPHEPVTSVVQEGVEGFTASSLQGAAARHVAVALDYAAVEEAPSPFTSSGAVQEAPSPFKASAAGLPGPASRA